The nucleotide window AACCGGTTCGCGGAGTCCGGCCCGTACCGGGCATTGATCAAGAAATACGGCATGTCGGCGGAGCACATCGCTGGTGCCGCCAAAGAGGTGCTCCAGCGCAAAAAACGGTGATCCACGCAAAGGGGGCGAGTCTATGGAGCGCTTTGTGGCCGGCCGGCGCGACCCACCGGCCGGCCCGCTCAAAGCGTATCTCCAACCCCTTCCCTTCACGGCGCTGGAAGAGTACATGGAGGAGCTCACCGAGCCGGGGGAGGTGGTGCTGACACCGTTCGTGCAGTCGGACTCGGCGGCACGGGCGGCCGCGGCACACGGCCGGCGCACTATCTGCACCCACGGCAATCCCCTCTGCACGCTCCTGACCCGCTTCCAGCTCTCCCCGCCCTCTGCCGAACTGCTCGACCGCCTGCACGCCGCGGTGGCCACCTCGCCCCATATGGGCCTCACCCTGCGCCAGCACCTGCTGGACCTCTACCGAGGGCGCTGTCCGGACTGTGGATGGAACCTGTCCGCTGAGCTGTTCATCTGGGAGCGGGAGCCGCGCAAACTGCTGAGCCGGCGCTACCGCTGTGAGTCCTGCGGCAGTGCCGGCGATGCGCCGGCGGACGAAGCTGACCAGCAGATCGCCGCCGCATATCCCGCCCGGGCGCTGAGCTACTGGCGCGCCCTGCACCGCCTGACGCGGCGCGAGGATCCGGCCTATGAGCGCTTCCAGGAGCTCCTGGAGCTCTACACCCCGCGCAATCTCTACGCTCTGTTCGAGCTGACGCGCCGGCTGGAAGCCTTCGCAGAGCGCAATCCCCAGCCTGAAGCACAAGATCTCTGGCGCGCTATCCTGCTGTACTGCTTGGACGCCGGCGCCGGCCTGGATTCGCCGGAGCGGGCGCGCCGCACCACCCGGCCGGCCATGCCGGCTCGCTTCTTGGAACGCAATATCTGGCTGGTGTTCGAGGAGGCCTGCGAATGGGTGCGCCGGCTTATCGAGACCCGCCGGCCCCTGCCCATCGCTACCCAATGGCAGACCCCTTTGCCGCCGATCACAGTGACGACGGCGGCTGTGGGGCAACTGCGCAAGGCCCTGCCGGCCAACAGCGTGCATCTCATTCTCACCGCCCCGCCTTCCCCTGAGCCGTCCTTCTGGATCATGTCCTTCCTCTGGACCGCCTGGCTGTGGGGCCGGCCGCAGGCCGAGCCGCTGGAACCCTGGCTGGCGCATCACCTCACCGATTGGGACTGGTATGCTGAGGTGTTCCAGCGCACCCTGCGCACCCTGGCCCATCTGCTTGCCCCCGAAGGCCATATCGTCCTGATCCTGCGTTCGGAGCAGGAGCGCTGGATCGAGGCGCTGTTGACGGCGGAGGGGATGGCCGGCCTGGACATCGCCGGCTTCGCCTGTCAGCCGGCCGAACCGCTGGACGGCGGCCCGCCGGCGGCGGAATACCGCCTGGTTCTGCGCCCCGGGCCGCGGCAGATGCGCTTGACCCTTTCGCTCCCCGAGACACCGGAAGGGCTGGCCGCCGGCCTGCGCCATATCGGCCGCCAGGCGGTCCAGGAGGTGCTCACCCTGCGCGCGGAACCGACGCCCGGGCTGTACCTGCACGCGGCGGCATACCGTCGGCTGGCCGAGGCGTTCCCATGGGGCACGGCCAGCCGCACGCCCCTCCCCACGCCGCTGTTTTACTTCATCACCGACCATATTTGGGAGGATATCGCCGGCGCGGAGGATGTCTTCCCACTGGAGAGCGATGGGGAACTGCCTGCCGCGCGTCCGCCGGAGCCTGGCCTGCGGCCCCTGTTCTGGTGGCAGGCTGGCCTGGGGACCAGCCTACGCCAGCTTCCCCTGACGGACCGCGTCGAACGGTTCGTGCGCGATTGGCTCGAGCGGGAGGGGCCGGCGCCGGCCCTCGCCCTCTGTCGGGCCGTGTACGAGCAGTTCCCGGGCTTCGCCACGCCGCCGCAGGAAGCCATCGCCGCCTGTCTGGCCTCTTACGGCCGGCCGCATTCCGACCGCCTCTGGCAACTGCGGCCGGAAGACGCGCAGTCTCGCCGGCAGGCGGAATGCCTGGAACTGGCCGATGCCGTGCGCGATATCGGGGCGCGCATGGGCATGCAGGTGATCCGGCCTGATTCGCCGGCCGGCCAGGAGCTGGGACTGTCGCCCCACGATGCCCTCTGGGCCGGCGAGCGCGTGTGGCTGTTCCGCGTGGCGGCGGACACCGCGCTGGAGCATCTGCGCCCGCCGGCGCCCCTGCTGGCCAATTCCCCCTTGCTTTTCCTGGTGATACCCGGCGGGCGCGCCTCGCTGGTACTGTACCGCCGGCGCGCCTGTCCCCTCTGGAACAGGGCTGTAGGGCGCTACGGCTGGCGGCTGGTGAAATTCCGGCTGATGCGTCGGCTGGCCGGCGAAATGCCGCGCGAGGCGGATGAACTGCTCAAAATGCTGGCGCTGGACCCCATCGTGGTGCAGGACGAACCGCAAGCCCGGCTGTTGTAGGAGAGACCCGTGTTGACGCGCTCCCTAACCCAGGAATGGCAGACCGCCGGCTATATCCCGATGGACCTAGAGCTGACCCTCTTCCTGTCCCGTCATGCCCGCACCCCTCTGCAGTGGGACATCCTGGCGTTCTTCGCCCTGAACCCGCACACGCGTGACACCGCCGCCGCCCTGGCAGAGCGCCTGGGCCGACAGACCCCGGCTGTGGCGCGCGAGCTGGAGGATATGGCCCTCCTGGGCATCCTCGAAAAACAGGCGGATGCTTCCATGGCAGTATACGGACTGCGGCGGGAGCCGGGCATCATGCGCCTGATGGAGCGCCTGCGCCGGCATCTGGAGACCATGGGGAAGCCCTCGCGACCCGGCCGCAGTGATTTGTCCGCCCCCTCCCGAATGTGATACAATCGCCGGCAAGAACCCTGCCGGCGAAGGTCACCGAGCTGATGAACGCTGAACGCCCTGAAGAATTCCCTGCGCGAGCGCTCGAGCGAGATCTGCTGACGCGCTTGTGGCGCGCGCTGGTCTCGCCGTATGCGGCCGCGCTGTGGAGCGGCCTGCTGGCCGGCTGTCTGCTGGCACGGGCGCTGATCCCCCAGATGCCGGCGGAGTTTGCGGCAGACCCGGCCGCGGCGGCGCGCTGGATGGCTGGCCTGCCGGCCGGCCTGCGCGCCCAGTCCGCCTGGATGCATGCCCTGCGCCTGTTTTCCATCGCCCAGGCTCCCTGGTTCCGGGCCCTGCTGGCCCTCTCGGCGTGGAACATCTTGATCGTGCTGGCTGACTCTCTCTGGAGCATCTGGCGCTTCTGGCGCGCCGGTGAGTGGCCGGCGGATAAGGCGCCCCGCGCCCGGCACGAATGGCGCCGGCCGGGCACCGCGGAGGACCTACAGGAGGCCCTCCTGCGCGTTCGCCAGGAACTGCTCCTGCGCCGCTATATGGTGTTCCAGGCCGGCGGGGAGAGGGAGACAGAACTGCGTGCGGTGCCCTGGCCGGCCGGCGTGGTGGGACATCTCGGCGCGCTGGTCATTTTCCTGGCGCTGGTGCTGAATGCCGGCTGGGGCTGGCGCCTCCCGGAACTGGCCCTCCCTCCCGGTGAGATAGTGCCGCTCAGCCGAGGGGATTATTCCCTGCGGGTAGAACATCTGCAGGTGCGCGGTGGGGATGCGGCCTGGCCGGCCGAGCAGGTGACGTTGTTCCAGCGCGGACACCCTGTCTTTCAGGGCATCCTGACGGATAACTCCCCTGCACTTCGGCACCTGGCCCTTTCCATCCGGCTCCGCTCCCGCGGACCGCTGGTGCGGGTGTCCGGCACGGCACCGGACGGCACGCCGGCGCGGCTGGAAGCGCATCCGCGAGTGGGAGAGGCCGGCACCACATTAAGCCTGGCCTTCGCCCCCGGGCAGTCCGAGCGCTACTTCCGCTCCCTTGCCACCGGCAGTGTCTTCCGCCTGCAGTTGGCGGACGGGAAAATTCACCTGGAAGCATACCGGGCCGGCGAGGCCGCGCCGGCGCTCGAACGGGATTGGGAGAGGCGCGGCGCGGTGGAGCTGGACGGGGAGCGCCTGTTCTTTGAGCTGGACCACTATGTCGTCCTGAACATAGGGTACGCGCCGGCCGGCGGCATGCTGTGGGGCGGGGGGCTTCTGGCTGTCGCGGGCATCCTGCTCTCGCTGATGACGCCGGCCGGCTGGCAGTGCTGGCGCTTCCGCACTGTGCGGCACGTGGCCGTCGTCCAATGGGAATGCAGTGCTGTGGACGAGACACATCGCGAGTGGTTCGACACGCTGAAGGTGTTGTGATGAATATCCCCTGGTCTGCCTGGTTGATGTTCCTCGGCTGGGCGCTGGCACTGGCCGGCGCAGTCTGGATGACCCTGCAGATGCGGCGTCGGGGCGAGGCCCGCCGGCGGCCGCTGGACCTCCGCCTGCGCCTGGTCTTCAGCCTCGCCGTCCTGCTGGTGGGCGCGGCCTGGCTGGGGAGCGAAAGCCTGGATGTGCAGGCGCCGGCACTGCTGGGATTTGCCGGCGCGGTGTTCCTCCTGCTCCTCGGCTCCTGGCACCAGGCCGAGCGCCGCAATCCCTCGGCCTGGCTGGTAGACCTGATGCTGGCCTGGACGGCGGTGGGCCTCGGCGCCTGGGGCATCCTGCGCTGGTGGCTGGGATAAGCGGTATGGTAGAAAGGGAGGGGGTATGACAGAGAAGAAGCGTTCCATCGTGATTGGGGTGGCCGGCGGCACCGGCTCGGGCAAGACCACGGTGGCCAACGAGATCCTGCGGCGCGTGGGCGAGGAGAATATCGCCTACATCCAGCACGATTCCTATTACAAGGACCTATCGCATTTGCCGCCGGAAGAGCGCATGAAGATCAACTTCGACCATCCGGACTCGCTGGAGACCGATCTGCTGATTCAGCATATCCGGCAGTTGCTGGCCGGCCAGCCGGCGGAGATCCCGGTCTACGATTTCACCCAGCACGTGCGCACGAAGAGCACCCGCCGCGTGGAACCCCGTCCCATCATCCTTATTGAGGGCATCCTGATCTTCGTGGACCCGGTCCTGCGCCAGTTGATGGATGTGCGCATTTACGTGGACACCGATGCGGACATCCGGTTCATCCGCCGGCTCCAGCGCGACATCCAGGAACGGGGCCGCTCGCTGGAATCGGTCATTCGCCAATATCTGGAGACGGTGCGCCCCATGCATCTGGAGTTCGTGGAGCCCAGCAAGCGTTATGCGGACATCATCATCCCCGAGGGCGGGTACAATGTGGTGGCGCTGGACATGATCGTCTCGCGCATCCGCGCCCTGCTGGCGGAGCATGCCGCACTGCCGGCGAACGAAGGCGGATGTTCATCCGCTCCCCGGGAGAAGAGGGGCAGTTGAGACTGCCTTTTCTGACGCGTTCTGAAAGGCCTTGAAAGCTTTTTGATAGATTTTGACAGTTCCCAAATGCTATAGTATGCCTGTGTTGAAAAAGCCTCGCGCCCTGCCGAGGCTTTTTCATGTGCGCGAAAATCGCAGAATCAGGCGGTCATGGACGAGAAAACATCGCGCTTACCCGGCTTTTATCAGCTTCCCATGGACGAACGCGCCGGCATCGTCGCCAAATGGGCCGGCCTGTCCCAGGAAGAGCAGGCCTTCCTCATGGGGGAGGCCGTTTTATCGCGCCAGATGGCCGACCAGATGATCGAGAATGTCGTCGGCACCTATGCCCTGCCGCTGGGCATCGCCACCAACTTCCGGGTCAACGGCCGCGATTACCTGGTGCCCATGGCCATTGAGGAACCCTCGGTCGTG belongs to Anaerolineae bacterium and includes:
- a CDS encoding MarR family transcriptional regulator, giving the protein MTRSLTQEWQTAGYIPMDLELTLFLSRHARTPLQWDILAFFALNPHTRDTAAALAERLGRQTPAVARELEDMALLGILEKQADASMAVYGLRREPGIMRLMERLRRHLETMGKPSRPGRSDLSAPSRM
- a CDS encoding cytochrome c biogenesis protein ResB, which codes for MNAERPEEFPARALERDLLTRLWRALVSPYAAALWSGLLAGCLLARALIPQMPAEFAADPAAAARWMAGLPAGLRAQSAWMHALRLFSIAQAPWFRALLALSAWNILIVLADSLWSIWRFWRAGEWPADKAPRARHEWRRPGTAEDLQEALLRVRQELLLRRYMVFQAGGERETELRAVPWPAGVVGHLGALVIFLALVLNAGWGWRLPELALPPGEIVPLSRGDYSLRVEHLQVRGGDAAWPAEQVTLFQRGHPVFQGILTDNSPALRHLALSIRLRSRGPLVRVSGTAPDGTPARLEAHPRVGEAGTTLSLAFAPGQSERYFRSLATGSVFRLQLADGKIHLEAYRAGEAAPALERDWERRGAVELDGERLFFELDHYVVLNIGYAPAGGMLWGGGLLAVAGILLSLMTPAGWQCWRFRTVRHVAVVQWECSAVDETHREWFDTLKVL
- the udk gene encoding uridine kinase, translating into MTEKKRSIVIGVAGGTGSGKTTVANEILRRVGEENIAYIQHDSYYKDLSHLPPEERMKINFDHPDSLETDLLIQHIRQLLAGQPAEIPVYDFTQHVRTKSTRRVEPRPIILIEGILIFVDPVLRQLMDVRIYVDTDADIRFIRRLQRDIQERGRSLESVIRQYLETVRPMHLEFVEPSKRYADIIIPEGGYNVVALDMIVSRIRALLAEHAALPANEGGCSSAPREKRGS